Proteins from one Amycolatopsis benzoatilytica AK 16/65 genomic window:
- a CDS encoding sensor histidine kinase has product MEQNSGRRGRGSSIRSRVLSIALIPSVALLLVGIALAGYLIVDALQARSYAQKIRTAEGPAIPFLLAAEQERQLSMSVLAGQEPARVALQAVRQKTDTVAAQTAAVLEGSFATDSKVPVSVKQNIAQFVALYAKLPQLRQQVDAGQVPRLEVFSFYNKVIDQFTQGVTGLAQAARDAGNAFARLSAIPIFNAAEEMQRSDALASAGLASGGLAGDEQRAYLSEIGAYHAQLEQSVPQMIPEVRANYDKLVSGAAWQTVTQVENALLAGAKQLPVPMDQWRTDAIQVGTTLMTMFAAQSSHATNAAITDADETLRNSIIAGVAAVLFALAVVLIALRLSNRFIGRLARLREDTLDAAEVRLPELVSRVRAGEPVDLDEGGHLLDHGTDEIGEVAEAFNLAQQSAIAAAVEEAKTREGTKAVFLNIAHRSQVIVHRQLKVLDAAERKQEDPDQLDTLFQLDHLSTRARRNAENLIILGGGQPGRQWRNPVSLVELVRGAAAETEDFARVKTAKLPDAAVRGPVVGDLVHLLAELIDNATSFSPPEARVELRGNVVGKGVVIEVEDQGLGMEPEQAEEFNAMLADPPDFGIMALSEEPRLGLFVVARLASRHGISVHLQDSAYGGTRAIVLVRKELLAPLSEADDQPADAGEIAEAAEVPVESGPAEVRQELPRRPRSEVPPRAEQPRLVPDAPRSAPEQPRLTEKPRVDQPRPAEQPRPVDQQQPQPPTRRATRPAADASQPPGRPPRPPQARPQHAQRPVAENGRAKATPPPRPAADNGRAALAGPPGRPPLPQRHRQQNLVPQLRSDRPVAETEEVREDSPEQARSRLTAFQQGTRRARETDQEHDNRYGDRD; this is encoded by the coding sequence GTGGAACAGAATTCCGGGCGACGCGGCCGCGGCTCGTCGATCCGCTCGCGCGTCCTCTCGATCGCGTTGATTCCGAGCGTGGCACTGCTTCTCGTCGGCATCGCGCTCGCCGGCTATCTGATCGTCGACGCGCTGCAGGCACGCAGCTACGCGCAGAAGATCCGCACCGCAGAAGGGCCGGCCATCCCGTTCCTGCTGGCCGCCGAACAAGAACGCCAGCTGTCGATGAGCGTGCTCGCCGGGCAGGAACCGGCGCGCGTGGCGCTGCAGGCCGTCCGGCAGAAGACAGACACCGTTGCCGCGCAGACCGCCGCAGTGCTGGAGGGAAGCTTCGCGACCGACTCGAAGGTGCCGGTCAGCGTCAAGCAGAACATCGCGCAGTTCGTGGCGCTGTACGCGAAACTGCCGCAGCTGCGCCAGCAGGTGGACGCGGGCCAGGTGCCGCGGCTGGAAGTCTTTTCTTTCTACAACAAGGTCATCGACCAGTTCACTCAGGGCGTGACTGGGCTGGCGCAGGCCGCCCGCGACGCGGGCAACGCGTTCGCCCGGCTGTCCGCGATCCCGATTTTCAACGCGGCCGAGGAAATGCAGCGCAGCGACGCGCTCGCGTCGGCCGGACTCGCCTCCGGCGGGCTGGCCGGCGACGAGCAGCGCGCCTACCTCAGCGAGATCGGCGCGTACCACGCGCAGCTGGAACAGTCCGTGCCGCAGATGATCCCGGAAGTACGGGCGAACTACGACAAGCTCGTCAGCGGGGCGGCGTGGCAGACGGTCACCCAGGTCGAGAACGCGCTGCTGGCCGGTGCGAAGCAGTTGCCGGTGCCGATGGACCAGTGGCGCACCGACGCCATCCAGGTCGGCACCACCTTGATGACCATGTTCGCCGCGCAGAGTTCGCACGCGACGAACGCGGCGATCACCGACGCGGACGAGACGCTGCGGAACTCGATCATCGCTGGTGTGGCGGCAGTGCTCTTCGCGCTCGCGGTGGTGCTGATCGCGCTGCGGCTGTCGAACCGGTTCATCGGCCGGCTCGCCCGGCTGCGCGAGGACACCCTCGACGCGGCCGAGGTGCGGCTGCCGGAACTCGTGAGCCGGGTGCGCGCCGGCGAACCGGTCGACCTCGACGAGGGCGGGCACCTGCTCGACCACGGCACGGACGAGATCGGCGAGGTCGCCGAGGCGTTCAACCTGGCGCAGCAGTCCGCGATCGCCGCCGCCGTCGAAGAAGCCAAGACCCGAGAGGGAACGAAGGCGGTGTTCCTCAACATCGCGCACCGCAGCCAGGTGATCGTGCACCGGCAGCTGAAGGTGCTTGACGCGGCCGAGCGCAAGCAGGAGGACCCGGACCAGCTGGACACCCTGTTCCAGCTCGACCACCTCTCCACCCGGGCCCGCCGCAACGCGGAAAACCTGATCATCCTCGGCGGCGGCCAGCCGGGACGGCAGTGGCGGAACCCGGTGTCGCTGGTGGAACTCGTGCGCGGCGCGGCGGCCGAGACGGAGGACTTCGCGCGGGTCAAGACCGCCAAGCTGCCAGACGCCGCGGTGCGCGGCCCGGTCGTCGGCGACCTCGTGCACCTGCTCGCCGAGCTGATCGACAACGCGACCTCGTTCTCGCCGCCGGAAGCGCGCGTCGAACTGCGCGGCAACGTGGTGGGCAAGGGCGTGGTGATCGAGGTCGAGGACCAGGGCCTCGGCATGGAGCCCGAGCAGGCCGAGGAGTTCAACGCGATGCTCGCCGACCCGCCGGACTTCGGGATCATGGCGCTGTCCGAGGAACCGCGACTCGGCCTGTTCGTGGTCGCGCGGCTGGCGTCGCGGCACGGGATCTCCGTGCACCTGCAGGACTCGGCGTACGGCGGTACCCGGGCGATCGTGCTGGTGCGCAAGGAATTGCTCGCGCCGTTGAGCGAGGCCGACGACCAGCCGGCCGACGCCGGCGAGATCGCGGAAGCCGCCGAGGTACCGGTGGAGTCCGGGCCGGCGGAAGTGCGGCAGGAGTTGCCGCGGCGGCCGCGTTCGGAAGTGCCGCCGCGGGCCGAGCAGCCGCGGTTGGTGCCGGACGCACCGCGATCGGCCCCCGAACAGCCGCGCCTGACGGAGAAGCCACGAGTTGACCAGCCGCGTCCGGCGGAACAGCCGCGACCGGTGGACCAGCAGCAGCCGCAGCCGCCGACCCGGCGGGCGACGCGCCCGGCAGCCGACGCGTCGCAGCCGCCGGGCCGTCCGCCGCGGCCGCCGCAAGCCCGGCCGCAGCACGCGCAGCGGCCGGTCGCGGAGAACGGCCGTGCGAAGGCGACCCCGCCGCCGCGTCCGGCGGCCGACAACGGCCGCGCCGCACTCGCCGGGCCGCCCGGACGTCCGCCGTTGCCGCAGCGGCATCGCCAGCAGAACCTGGTGCCGCAGCTGCGCAGCGACCGTCCGGTCGCGGAGACCGAAGAGGTCCGGGAGGACTCGCCGGAGCAGGCGCGTTCCCGGCTCACCGCGTTCCAGCAAGGCACGAGGCGGGCCCGCGAAACCGATCAGGAGCACGACAACAGGTACGGAGACCGCGACTGA
- a CDS encoding roadblock/LC7 domain-containing protein — protein MANNGLNELDWLLDDLVQRVTGADRAVVLSSDGLLIGRSGNLSEADAEHLSAVASAFQSLARGTGRHFGGGNVRQTMVEMDHAFLFVTAAGRGACLALLAGVEADMGLVGYEMNLMIKRVGAVLTSAPRTSP, from the coding sequence ATGGCGAACAACGGCCTCAATGAGCTCGACTGGCTGCTGGACGACCTCGTACAGCGGGTGACCGGCGCGGACCGCGCCGTGGTGCTTTCTTCGGACGGGTTGCTGATCGGCCGGTCCGGCAATCTGTCCGAGGCGGACGCGGAGCACCTGTCCGCGGTGGCTTCGGCGTTCCAGAGCCTCGCCCGCGGCACCGGACGGCATTTCGGCGGCGGCAACGTGCGGCAGACGATGGTCGAGATGGACCACGCGTTCCTGTTCGTCACCGCGGCCGGCCGAGGCGCCTGCCTCGCGCTGCTGGCCGGCGTGGAAGCGGACATGGGCTTGGTCGGCTACGAGATGAACCTGATGATCAAACGAGTCGGGGCGGTGCTCACCTCCGCGCCGCGGACGTCTCCGTGA
- a CDS encoding DUF742 domain-containing protein: MAEPRESWYEDEAGPLVRSYAVTGGRTRSDTRGLDLITLVVALRTAADAPGLEPEYGRILSLCQRPVSVAEVAALVDLPLPVVKVLLSDLIEHNLVLFRTAEPVTDAPNPHILQAVLDGIRKL, translated from the coding sequence ATGGCCGAGCCGCGCGAGTCCTGGTACGAGGACGAGGCCGGCCCGCTGGTGCGGTCCTACGCCGTCACCGGCGGCCGGACCCGGTCGGACACCCGCGGGCTGGACCTCATCACGCTCGTGGTCGCGTTGCGCACCGCGGCCGACGCGCCCGGACTCGAACCGGAGTACGGGCGGATCCTTTCGCTGTGCCAGCGCCCGGTTTCGGTGGCCGAGGTGGCCGCGCTGGTCGATCTGCCGCTGCCGGTGGTGAAGGTGCTGCTGAGCGATCTGATCGAACACAACCTTGTGCTGTTCCGCACCGCCGAGCCGGTGACCGACGCCCCCAACCCCCACATCCTCCAGGCGGTTCTCGATGGCATCCGAAAGCTCTGA
- a CDS encoding GTP-binding protein has protein sequence MASESSEPRRSLTAQAVKVLIAGGFGVGKTTMVGSVSEVPPLRTEEVITAASEGVDDLSGVEGKTTTTVALDFGRITINPELILYLFGTPGQDRFWFMWDELAEGALGAVVLADTRRLDSCFPAVDFFERRGLPFVVGVNCFDNAYRYGTEELRAALDLDPEVPLLLCDARERDSTKQVLTVLLEKVLATALLVQ, from the coding sequence ATGGCATCCGAAAGCTCTGAGCCCCGGCGGTCGCTGACCGCACAGGCGGTAAAGGTGCTCATCGCCGGCGGATTCGGGGTCGGCAAGACGACCATGGTCGGCTCGGTCAGCGAGGTGCCGCCGCTGCGCACCGAAGAGGTCATCACCGCCGCGTCCGAGGGCGTTGACGACCTCTCCGGGGTCGAAGGGAAGACGACCACGACGGTCGCCCTCGACTTCGGCCGCATCACCATCAATCCGGAACTGATCCTCTACCTGTTCGGCACGCCCGGACAGGACCGGTTCTGGTTCATGTGGGACGAACTGGCCGAGGGCGCGCTCGGCGCGGTGGTGCTCGCGGACACCCGGCGGCTCGACTCCTGTTTCCCCGCAGTGGATTTCTTCGAACGGCGCGGGTTGCCGTTCGTGGTCGGCGTCAACTGCTTCGACAACGCCTACCGCTACGGGACCGAGGAGCTGCGCGCCGCGCTGGACCTCGACCCGGAGGTGCCGTTGCTGCTGTGCGACGCGCGAGAGCGGGACTCCACCAAGCAGGTGCTGACGGTGCTGCTGGAGAAGGTGTTAGCGACGGCGCTGCTGGTCCAGTGA
- a CDS encoding DoxX family protein, with product MTTTTATSHPAETSVAKTAARLADRARPAVLALFRAVVSFLFLCHALMGFGLFGGIDNAGGALPLGQWPGWWASVIEVVGAVLVFAGLCTRISAIVLSGVMAYAYFTVHAPEGLLPLHNLGEPAALYSWIFLVIAVVGPGAVSLDQQRRR from the coding sequence ATGACCACGACGACAGCCACCTCCCACCCTGCCGAGACGTCCGTCGCCAAGACCGCCGCCCGCCTCGCCGACCGCGCCCGACCAGCCGTCCTCGCTCTGTTCCGCGCGGTCGTGTCGTTCCTCTTCCTCTGCCACGCCCTGATGGGCTTCGGCCTCTTCGGCGGCATCGACAACGCCGGCGGCGCGCTGCCGCTCGGCCAGTGGCCGGGCTGGTGGGCGAGCGTGATCGAGGTCGTCGGCGCGGTGCTGGTGTTCGCCGGGCTGTGCACCCGGATCTCCGCGATCGTGCTCTCCGGAGTGATGGCCTACGCGTACTTCACCGTGCACGCCCCGGAAGGCTTGCTGCCGCTGCACAACCTGGGCGAGCCGGCCGCGCTGTATTCCTGGATCTTCCTGGTCATCGCGGTCGTCGGCCCGGGCGCGGTGTCACTGGACCAGCAGCGCCGTCGCTAA
- a CDS encoding NUDIX domain-containing protein → MAVRRSAGLLLFRRSSDRPEVLLAHMGGPFWAKKDEAAWSLPKGELDEGEDAEAAARREFAEELGLPVPDGRLRPLGEVRQSGKVVAAWAVEADLDPATVVPGTFDLEWPPRSGKVQQFPEVDRVEWFDLDTAREKLVKGQRAFLDRFAELELDEADLDAGAGAATQVREGPVEGI, encoded by the coding sequence ATGGCTGTCAGGCGTAGCGCGGGGCTGTTGCTTTTCCGTCGGTCCTCCGACCGGCCCGAGGTGCTGCTCGCGCACATGGGCGGACCGTTCTGGGCTAAGAAGGACGAGGCCGCCTGGTCGCTGCCCAAGGGCGAACTCGACGAGGGCGAGGACGCCGAGGCGGCGGCGCGGCGCGAGTTCGCTGAGGAACTGGGCCTGCCGGTCCCGGACGGCCGGTTGCGGCCGCTGGGCGAAGTGCGCCAGTCCGGCAAGGTCGTGGCCGCGTGGGCGGTCGAGGCGGACCTCGACCCGGCGACCGTCGTGCCGGGCACCTTCGATCTGGAGTGGCCGCCTCGGTCCGGGAAGGTCCAGCAGTTCCCGGAGGTGGACCGGGTCGAGTGGTTCGACCTGGACACCGCGCGGGAGAAGCTGGTCAAGGGCCAGCGGGCGTTCCTCGACCGGTTCGCCGAGCTGGAACTGGACGAGGCGGACCTGGACGCCGGTGCAGGCGCGGCGACGCAGGTCAGGGAAGGGCCCGTTGAGGGAATCTGA
- a CDS encoding HAD family hydrolase, with product MATKALIFDFDGTLADTEAAVLRSWQEMFTAHGVELPLDVWHTVIGTQNTATTMFALLAEHVENVDPAALRPAMRARVQELLVADGPREGVLSYLDEAAERGLALGVASSSSSTWVHAQLERLGLASRFASVETGDRHAAKPRPDTYLAALRALGVTAEEALAFEDSPHGVSAAKAAGIITVAVPNPITAALDFGKADLVLPSFAAKPLSALLAQFGS from the coding sequence GTGGCCACGAAAGCATTGATCTTCGATTTCGACGGCACGCTCGCCGACACCGAGGCCGCCGTGCTCCGGTCATGGCAGGAAATGTTCACCGCACACGGCGTCGAGCTTCCGCTGGACGTCTGGCACACGGTGATCGGCACCCAGAATACCGCGACGACGATGTTCGCGCTGCTGGCCGAGCACGTCGAAAACGTGGACCCGGCAGCGCTGCGTCCCGCGATGCGCGCCCGGGTGCAGGAGCTGCTCGTCGCCGACGGACCCCGCGAAGGCGTGCTCAGCTACCTCGACGAAGCCGCCGAGCGCGGGCTGGCACTGGGCGTCGCGTCGAGTTCGTCGAGCACCTGGGTGCACGCGCAGCTCGAACGGCTCGGTCTCGCCAGCCGGTTCGCTTCGGTGGAAACCGGCGACCGGCACGCGGCCAAACCGCGGCCGGACACCTATCTCGCGGCACTGCGCGCCCTTGGTGTCACCGCGGAAGAGGCGCTCGCGTTCGAGGATTCGCCGCACGGAGTCAGCGCGGCGAAGGCGGCCGGGATCATCACCGTGGCAGTGCCGAACCCGATCACCGCGGCACTCGACTTCGGCAAGGCGGACCTGGTTCTGCCGTCCTTCGCCGCGAAACCGCTCAGCGCGCTGCTGGCGCAGTTCGGTTCGTGA
- a CDS encoding alpha/beta fold hydrolase, with the protein MSTVTSADGTLIAYSRIGTGPALVLVDGALCYRGSTPNDDLAKALSDRFTVYTFDRRGRGESGDTAPYDVEREIEDIAAIVKEAGGEVGLYGISSGAALVLEAAHRGVPVKKVAVYEPPFIVDATRKRVPADYQAKLEAATNAGKPGAAIKTFMTEGVGLPALMVVMMRLMPAWPRMKRVAHTLAYDARIMDDNQAGRPLPKGRWSGITAPTLIADGGKSPGWMRNGVAAAAAQLPGARYRTLPGQTHLVKTAALAPVLAEFFAAS; encoded by the coding sequence ATGTCCACTGTCACCTCCGCCGACGGCACCCTGATCGCCTACTCCCGGATCGGCACCGGCCCCGCGCTCGTGCTCGTCGACGGCGCGCTCTGCTACCGCGGCTCCACCCCCAACGACGACCTCGCCAAAGCACTTTCCGACCGCTTCACCGTCTACACCTTCGACCGGCGTGGCCGAGGCGAGAGCGGAGACACCGCGCCCTACGACGTCGAGCGGGAAATCGAAGACATCGCGGCCATCGTCAAGGAAGCCGGCGGCGAGGTCGGGCTCTACGGCATCTCCTCCGGCGCCGCCCTCGTGCTCGAAGCCGCGCACCGGGGCGTTCCGGTGAAGAAGGTCGCCGTTTACGAACCGCCGTTCATCGTGGACGCCACGCGCAAGCGCGTTCCCGCCGACTACCAGGCGAAGCTCGAAGCGGCGACGAACGCCGGGAAGCCGGGCGCCGCGATCAAGACCTTCATGACCGAAGGCGTCGGGCTCCCCGCCCTGATGGTCGTGATGATGCGCCTGATGCCCGCGTGGCCGCGGATGAAGCGCGTCGCGCACACCCTCGCCTACGACGCCCGGATCATGGACGACAACCAGGCCGGCCGTCCGCTGCCGAAGGGTCGCTGGTCCGGTATCACCGCGCCGACGCTGATCGCCGACGGCGGCAAGAGCCCGGGCTGGATGCGCAACGGCGTCGCGGCCGCGGCTGCCCAGCTGCCCGGCGCCCGGTACCGCACCCTTCCCGGCCAGACCCACCTGGTGAAAACCGCCGCGCTCGCCCCAGTTCTGGCCGAGTTCTTCGCGGCGAGCTGA
- a CDS encoding metallophosphoesterase: MSGIRRATFLLAAVLLLFGEPWSVLILLPDWPAAVTIAGTTIFAVAALAFPALMFLGHGPRQNDTAAKVSDVTLGTIWVLFSWSVLTHVLRLALDLSGVAAPTRPRIVAAATLAVAAVLLVAGNRIAMRVPPVKPVDVRIPRLGKGLDGLRVAVITDTHYGPLDRTRWSERLVAKVNQLEPDVVCHAGDLADGSVAKRRKQVDPLGGVQAPMGRFYITGNHEYFGEAQAWLDHMASLGWDTLHNRSTLVERDGAQLLFAGIDDPTGAASGLPGHGPDLAAALDGADPDVPVVLLAHQPKQVVQAQAENIDLQISGHTHGGQIWPFHLLVRLDQPTLSGLTRHGPTQLYNSRGSGFWGPPFRVFAPNEIALLTLRAG; this comes from the coding sequence ATGAGCGGCATCCGCAGAGCAACCTTCCTCCTCGCCGCCGTTCTCCTGCTCTTCGGCGAACCCTGGTCGGTCCTGATCCTGCTCCCGGACTGGCCCGCCGCGGTCACCATCGCCGGCACCACGATCTTCGCCGTCGCCGCGCTCGCCTTCCCGGCCTTGATGTTCCTGGGCCACGGCCCGCGCCAGAACGACACCGCGGCCAAGGTCAGCGACGTCACGCTGGGCACGATCTGGGTGCTGTTCTCCTGGAGCGTCCTCACCCACGTCCTCCGGCTGGCCCTGGACCTCTCCGGCGTGGCCGCTCCGACCCGGCCACGGATCGTAGCCGCGGCCACCCTCGCCGTCGCCGCCGTTCTCCTCGTCGCCGGCAACCGGATCGCGATGCGCGTCCCGCCGGTCAAGCCGGTCGACGTGCGCATTCCCCGGCTCGGCAAGGGTCTCGACGGCCTGCGCGTCGCCGTCATCACCGACACCCACTACGGCCCGCTCGACCGCACCCGCTGGTCCGAACGCCTGGTCGCCAAGGTGAACCAGCTCGAACCCGACGTCGTCTGCCACGCCGGCGACCTGGCCGACGGGTCAGTCGCCAAACGGCGCAAGCAGGTCGACCCGCTGGGCGGCGTGCAAGCGCCGATGGGCCGGTTCTACATCACCGGCAACCACGAGTACTTCGGCGAGGCGCAAGCCTGGCTGGACCACATGGCGAGCCTCGGCTGGGACACCCTGCACAACCGCTCGACCCTGGTGGAACGCGACGGCGCCCAGCTCCTCTTCGCCGGCATCGACGACCCGACCGGCGCCGCCTCCGGACTGCCCGGGCACGGCCCCGACCTGGCCGCCGCCCTGGACGGCGCCGACCCGGACGTGCCCGTCGTCCTGCTCGCGCACCAGCCGAAACAGGTCGTCCAGGCGCAGGCGGAGAACATCGACCTGCAGATCTCCGGCCACACGCACGGCGGCCAGATCTGGCCGTTCCACCTGCTGGTCCGGCTGGACCAGCCCACCCTCTCCGGCCTCACCCGGCACGGCCCGACCCAGCTCTACAACAGCCGCGGGTCCGGGTTCTGGGGTCCGCCGTTCCGGGTTTTCGCGCCCAACGAGATCGCGTTGCTGACCCTGCGCGCTGGCTGA
- a CDS encoding DUF1992 domain-containing protein: MTERKPPGASFGSWADRQIAEAEARGAFENLPGAGKPLPPPTGRDAATDWALRRAKEGDLDRSAFLPPSLSIPREIQDLPGKLAKVRAERQVREIVQDLNARIREAHARPQAGPPLRARPLDVEETVASWRNGRGEG, translated from the coding sequence GTGACGGAACGCAAGCCGCCCGGCGCGTCTTTCGGCTCGTGGGCAGACCGGCAGATAGCCGAGGCGGAAGCCCGCGGCGCCTTCGAAAACCTTCCGGGAGCCGGAAAACCCCTCCCTCCGCCGACCGGCCGCGACGCCGCGACGGACTGGGCGCTGCGCCGAGCGAAGGAAGGCGACCTGGACAGGTCCGCGTTTCTGCCCCCGTCTCTGTCGATCCCGAGGGAGATCCAGGATCTGCCCGGGAAACTTGCGAAAGTGCGCGCGGAACGGCAAGTGCGGGAGATCGTGCAGGACTTGAACGCGCGGATCCGGGAGGCGCACGCGCGCCCGCAAGCCGGACCGCCGCTGCGTGCACGGCCGCTGGACGTGGAGGAGACGGTGGCGAGCTGGCGGAACGGGCGCGGCGAAGGCTGA
- a CDS encoding TetR/AcrR family transcriptional regulator: MTVGSTAGGGSAAREPGGEEIARTLELLWRAQPEPSARGRRPAFTIERIVAAAIGVADADGLVATSMHRVAKELGAGTMTLYTYVPGKNELVDLMVDTVLRERNLPAPGEERPPEWRAQVRVYADRTRESYRKHPWLRETSRVRPALGPGQLAGQEYLLSIMDNLGLPAKEAAAAANSVAGYVAANAAVEAESIHLERSTGQTNDAWWGQRSSFWHTYFDVESHPSMNRIWLAGGFDKPTAQQAADASEFGLDRLLDGIAARVGRD, encoded by the coding sequence ATGACCGTCGGGAGCACGGCGGGCGGCGGTTCCGCGGCACGAGAGCCGGGCGGCGAAGAAATCGCCCGCACGCTCGAATTGCTGTGGCGCGCCCAGCCGGAACCGTCGGCGCGCGGGCGGCGGCCGGCGTTCACGATCGAGCGGATCGTCGCGGCGGCGATCGGGGTGGCCGACGCGGACGGGCTCGTCGCGACGTCGATGCATCGGGTCGCGAAAGAACTCGGCGCGGGGACGATGACGCTCTACACCTACGTCCCGGGCAAGAACGAACTGGTCGATCTGATGGTCGACACGGTGCTGCGGGAACGGAACCTTCCCGCGCCCGGCGAGGAGCGCCCGCCCGAGTGGCGTGCGCAGGTGCGGGTCTACGCCGACCGGACGCGCGAGAGCTACCGCAAGCATCCTTGGCTGCGCGAGACTTCCCGGGTCAGGCCGGCGCTGGGACCGGGCCAGCTCGCCGGGCAGGAGTATTTGCTGTCCATTATGGACAATCTGGGGCTGCCGGCGAAAGAAGCGGCCGCGGCCGCGAACTCGGTGGCCGGTTACGTCGCCGCCAACGCGGCCGTCGAGGCGGAGAGCATTCACCTCGAACGCAGCACCGGCCAGACCAACGACGCCTGGTGGGGACAGCGTTCGTCGTTCTGGCACACCTACTTCGACGTCGAGTCCCATCCGTCGATGAACCGGATCTGGCTCGCCGGCGGGTTCGACAAGCCGACCGCGCAGCAGGCGGCGGACGCGTCGGAATTCGGGCTGGACCGGTTGCTCGACGGGATCGCCGCCCGGGTCGGCCGGGATTAG
- a CDS encoding SDR family NAD(P)-dependent oxidoreductase produces the protein MSWNPRALPDLSGRVYAVTGGNAGIGYFITEQLAAAGAHVALLGRDPARLRTAVAMVRAQVGDSASLSTIPLDLADLDTVPAAADALGRLDRIDALIENAGLTAPGPVRRTTRQGLELAVGTNHFGHFALTALAMPALTASSARVVLAGSLITRMYPYDVADLQSSRKYSDFRAYALSKHAVQSFAFELDRRLRAAGSPVRSILAHPGFSLDRTSPARPGITTPVPIMRVLAPGTHGKDRGAWPFVQAAVDPAATSGSYYGPAFGSVGRTRSGRPPAASRDQAKARQLWALSEEATGITFALGGS, from the coding sequence ATGTCGTGGAATCCCCGGGCCCTGCCCGACCTGTCCGGCCGGGTGTACGCGGTGACCGGCGGCAATGCCGGGATCGGCTACTTCATCACCGAACAGCTGGCCGCGGCCGGGGCGCACGTCGCACTGCTCGGACGCGACCCGGCCCGGCTGCGAACGGCGGTCGCCATGGTCCGTGCCCAGGTCGGGGATTCCGCGTCGCTGAGCACCATTCCGCTGGACCTCGCCGATCTGGACACGGTCCCGGCGGCGGCCGACGCCCTCGGCAGGCTTGATCGCATCGACGCGCTGATTGAGAACGCCGGCCTCACCGCGCCCGGTCCGGTGCGCCGGACCACTCGCCAGGGCCTCGAGCTGGCAGTCGGCACCAACCACTTCGGCCACTTCGCGCTCACCGCGCTGGCCATGCCCGCGTTGACCGCGTCCTCGGCGCGGGTCGTGCTGGCCGGCAGCCTGATCACCCGGATGTACCCGTACGACGTAGCCGATCTCCAGAGTTCCCGGAAGTACTCGGATTTTCGCGCCTACGCGCTGTCGAAGCACGCCGTCCAGTCATTCGCCTTCGAGCTCGACCGGCGGCTGCGCGCCGCCGGTTCACCGGTGCGGTCCATCCTCGCGCACCCCGGCTTCAGCCTCGACCGCACCAGCCCGGCGCGGCCCGGGATCACCACGCCGGTCCCGATCATGCGGGTGCTCGCTCCCGGCACGCACGGCAAAGACCGCGGGGCTTGGCCATTCGTCCAAGCCGCCGTCGATCCGGCCGCGACCAGCGGTTCCTACTACGGTCCCGCGTTCGGCAGCGTCGGCCGCACGCGGTCGGGACGGCCGCCCGCCGCGTCCCGCGACCAGGCGAAAGCGCGTCAGCTGTGGGCGCTTTCGGAGGAAGCCACCGGGATCACGTTCGCGCTCGGGGGTTCCTGA